The following coding sequences lie in one Changpingibacter yushuensis genomic window:
- a CDS encoding immunoglobulin-like domain-containing protein: protein MENSQPSLLPVRQDRHHRGGPARGGSRRIKATATFGIGALCLSLMSPIAAIAAESDVQTVSAESPSPTAHYDMSHSGTTLTDVSGNSRNATLVNLNDSSFGTYGGDDVLSFKASGYAALPQGLVTAADNDFTVEMTLQSTTASATMGWVIGDGVGSWNTTQLGNHVFMAPVSNQSGYSNGILTAIRVKSGTANGETRVPSGGAKLNSGFSTVTVTSSGNTVSVYVDGVLATSGTHTYSLSSIIPSGDILGYIGRSLYSGDALLTADVTDMKFWDEALTSTQVAESMPTSAEKAQLTTDFISAGILAKTLGKNASANAVTSDLTFPSSVNGVALTWSVPTDQNALAADGTVTRPAVGQSDATVTVTATDANNNKYPLNYTIKAIKESEISDDVQADVDAAIAALGTSTTENLSMVATGENGSAITWTSSDTSLVTETDANYAAPSVGAADPYEGAGQVTRNAYGDGDQTVTVTATASIGSITAQKSVEITIKEKTRTAPDTGYAAATFESDGSTGERIWMASTTENNFFTFVTRNNGQPAITSTTDTGGLRDPYILKSHDGDKYYMIATDLKVADMGWGDNQRIGSLKVEVWESTDLVNWERTNDENTGITVNSDDAGMTWAPEAYWDDSLDAYVVFFSSRMYTDSDHNNAVKGKNGGAYNIVRYVITRDFKTFSDPVDWQDTGYSRIDSTVFKIGEYYYRLTKNEESGAAGTFITTGKTGFLERSKVLTATTTEASPSNDPETSWQLLDQNLLPFEGFESIKLNADDPNNNAAGDGYLLLADSGGYKVFMTSESALTTASWTNRLSLTSNWFTEKTPGSGVTGRVTSNGMPNKTRHGAFVNVPQTVLDAMESWTTIEAVDSTTTADYDSDSREVQISVAASDKGTLAGSVVLTSGTWTKTVKLAADGTATITLPNDVEGDVTVAYDGYTDGLVNPSNTTVTGVTAVDPEPTPEPTTEPTTEPTTGPSGVVPVVDGSVGVNVFFQDSLVRTVTEFAAKIASADEVLSGDFDGDGVDTLVLRTGRTYTFLDANRSGASSYSIVYGPAGSIPVVGDFNGDGSDDVAVKAASSNRFYVRYSVDGRVRGGSADLSVAYGKASDVPVAGDWDGDGVAGLGVQRGSRFLVKQVASGGSADVVFTFGRVSDRAVVGDFDGDGADSVSVVRGTRVFVNDRLAGGSRPGFVFGRSSDQLVAGDWFGSGSDTLAAYRK, encoded by the coding sequence ATGGAGAACTCCCAACCCTCACTCTTGCCGGTACGGCAAGACCGCCATCATCGTGGAGGTCCGGCTCGTGGCGGAAGCCGGCGGATCAAGGCGACGGCAACCTTTGGAATCGGAGCACTCTGCCTTTCCCTGATGTCACCGATCGCGGCGATTGCAGCTGAATCGGACGTACAGACGGTTTCGGCCGAGTCGCCCTCGCCCACCGCCCACTACGACATGTCGCACAGTGGAACAACCCTCACAGATGTCTCAGGGAACTCGCGCAACGCGACTCTCGTGAACCTCAACGATTCCAGCTTTGGAACATATGGGGGCGACGACGTTCTCTCATTCAAGGCCAGTGGTTACGCCGCCTTGCCTCAAGGACTTGTGACGGCAGCTGACAATGACTTCACCGTTGAGATGACGCTTCAATCAACCACGGCTTCGGCCACCATGGGTTGGGTCATCGGCGACGGCGTCGGTTCGTGGAATACCACGCAACTTGGCAACCACGTATTCATGGCACCAGTCTCCAATCAGAGCGGCTACTCGAACGGAATCCTCACAGCGATTCGTGTGAAGTCTGGAACCGCCAACGGTGAGACGCGAGTACCTTCGGGAGGCGCAAAACTCAACTCGGGCTTCAGTACGGTGACGGTGACGTCGTCGGGAAACACAGTCTCTGTGTACGTGGACGGAGTCCTTGCCACGTCTGGTACACATACGTATTCGTTGAGCAGCATAATCCCGTCAGGGGACATCCTTGGTTACATCGGAAGGTCCCTCTACAGCGGTGATGCCTTGCTCACTGCAGATGTCACCGATATGAAGTTCTGGGACGAGGCGCTTACCAGTACCCAAGTCGCAGAATCGATGCCAACGAGCGCTGAAAAGGCGCAACTGACCACCGACTTCATTTCGGCTGGAATCCTTGCAAAGACTCTTGGGAAGAATGCTTCGGCGAATGCTGTGACAAGTGACCTCACTTTCCCAAGTTCCGTTAATGGCGTTGCGCTCACGTGGTCAGTTCCAACCGATCAGAATGCGCTAGCGGCAGATGGAACGGTTACCCGGCCCGCAGTTGGCCAATCTGACGCGACAGTGACAGTCACGGCGACAGACGCAAACAACAACAAGTATCCGTTGAACTACACGATCAAGGCCATCAAGGAGTCCGAGATTTCGGATGATGTTCAGGCCGACGTCGACGCAGCGATCGCGGCGTTGGGTACCAGCACCACCGAGAATCTTTCGATGGTTGCCACAGGCGAAAACGGATCGGCGATCACGTGGACCAGCTCAGATACATCCCTCGTCACCGAAACGGATGCCAACTATGCGGCTCCTTCCGTGGGTGCGGCAGATCCATACGAGGGTGCTGGTCAGGTCACCCGCAACGCATACGGCGATGGTGACCAGACAGTTACGGTGACTGCGACTGCATCTATCGGTAGCATCACTGCTCAGAAGTCTGTGGAGATCACAATCAAGGAGAAGACCCGCACAGCTCCGGATACCGGGTACGCTGCGGCGACCTTCGAGAGCGATGGTTCGACCGGTGAGCGCATTTGGATGGCTTCCACCACTGAGAACAACTTCTTCACGTTCGTAACTCGCAACAACGGCCAGCCGGCGATCACGTCAACTACTGACACCGGTGGTCTGCGCGATCCATACATTCTCAAGTCGCATGATGGCGATAAGTACTACATGATCGCAACAGATCTGAAGGTTGCCGACATGGGCTGGGGTGACAATCAGCGGATTGGATCCCTCAAGGTTGAGGTGTGGGAATCCACGGACCTCGTTAACTGGGAGCGAACCAACGATGAGAACACCGGCATCACGGTCAACTCTGATGATGCTGGGATGACCTGGGCGCCGGAGGCCTACTGGGACGATTCACTCGATGCCTACGTAGTCTTCTTCTCCTCGCGTATGTACACCGATTCCGACCATAACAACGCGGTCAAAGGTAAGAACGGCGGTGCGTACAACATTGTCCGTTACGTCATCACACGTGATTTCAAGACGTTCTCCGACCCTGTGGATTGGCAGGACACTGGCTACTCGCGTATCGATTCAACCGTGTTCAAGATTGGCGAGTACTACTACCGCCTGACCAAGAACGAGGAGTCCGGTGCGGCAGGCACATTCATTACCACAGGTAAGACGGGCTTCCTCGAGCGCTCTAAGGTCCTGACGGCAACCACAACGGAAGCCTCTCCAAGTAACGATCCAGAGACCTCATGGCAGCTCTTGGACCAGAATCTCCTTCCTTTTGAGGGCTTCGAGTCCATCAAGCTCAACGCGGACGATCCGAACAATAACGCGGCCGGCGACGGCTACCTACTTCTCGCAGATTCGGGCGGCTACAAGGTATTCATGACTAGCGAGAGCGCGTTGACTACGGCTTCGTGGACCAACCGTCTCTCTCTTACCTCCAACTGGTTCACCGAGAAGACTCCTGGTTCTGGAGTGACTGGCCGCGTGACCTCGAACGGCATGCCCAACAAGACGCGTCACGGTGCATTCGTCAACGTTCCACAGACGGTTCTAGACGCAATGGAATCTTGGACAACCATCGAGGCTGTTGATTCGACGACGACGGCGGACTATGACTCCGATTCGCGCGAAGTTCAGATCAGTGTTGCTGCAAGCGACAAGGGAACACTGGCAGGAAGCGTGGTGCTCACCTCCGGAACATGGACCAAGACTGTAAAACTTGCGGCTGACGGTACGGCAACAATCACGCTGCCTAACGACGTTGAGGGTGATGTCACTGTTGCCTACGACGGCTACACCGATGGACTCGTGAACCCTTCGAACACAACGGTCACTGGTGTTACCGCTGTTGATCCGGAGCCGACGCCGGAACCGACGACGGAGCCGACGACGGAGCCGACGACTGGGCCGTCTGGTGTGGTTCCTGTGGTGGATGGTTCTGTGGGTGTGAATGTGTTTTTCCAGGATTCGTTGGTTCGGACTGTGACGGAGTTTGCCGCGAAGATTGCTTCTGCTGATGAGGTGTTGTCGGGTGATTTTGATGGGGATGGGGTAGATACTCTGGTTCTTCGTACTGGTCGCACGTATACGTTCTTGGATGCGAACCGGTCGGGTGCGTCCAGTTATTCGATTGTGTATGGTCCGGCGGGCAGTATCCCTGTCGTGGGTGACTTTAATGGGGATGGGTCTGATGATGTGGCGGTCAAGGCTGCCTCATCGAACAGGTTTTATGTTCGCTATAGCGTGGATGGTCGTGTGCGTGGTGGGTCTGCTGATCTGAGTGTGGCCTACGGCAAGGCGTCTGATGTTCCTGTTGCGGGTGATTGGGATGGTGATGGTGTTGCGGGCCTGGGTGTGCAGCGTGGGTCGCGGTTCTTGGTGAAGCAGGTTGCTTCTGGTGGGTCTGCTGATGTGGTGTTTACGTTTGGTCGGGTATCGGATCGTGCGGTTGTGGGTGATTTTGATGGTGATGGGGCTGATTCGGTTTCGGTTGTTCGTGGGACGCGTGTGTTTGTGAATGATCGGTTGGCTGGTGGGTCTCGTCCAGGCTTTGTGTTTGGGCGTTCTTCTGACCAGCTTGTTGCTGGTGACTGGTTTGGTTCTGGTAGTGACACGTTAGCCGCCTACCGCAAGTAG
- the pstB gene encoding phosphate ABC transporter ATP-binding protein PstB, protein MIQGIDVTGENIYYGEMKAVEDVNVHIKPRSVTALIGPSGCGKSTFLRSLNRMHEVIPGARVEGEVMIDGQNIYAPGIDPVDVRGRVGMVFQRPNPFPTMSIGDNVLAGFRLNNRKVKNAEAEEIIEASLRGANLWEEVKDRLDRPGSSLSGGQQQRLCIARAIAVKPEVLLMDEPCSALDPISTLAIEDLMNELKSDYTIVIVTHNMQQAARVSEMTGFFNIEGTGKPGHLVEFDQTETIFSNPAEKATEDYVSGRFG, encoded by the coding sequence GTGATTCAGGGAATTGACGTCACTGGCGAGAACATCTATTACGGCGAGATGAAGGCTGTTGAGGACGTTAATGTTCACATCAAGCCACGCTCGGTCACCGCGCTTATTGGACCTTCCGGTTGTGGAAAGTCCACATTCCTACGCTCGCTCAATCGCATGCACGAGGTTATCCCTGGCGCACGTGTGGAGGGCGAAGTAATGATCGATGGTCAAAATATCTACGCTCCGGGCATTGATCCGGTGGACGTGCGCGGGCGAGTGGGAATGGTGTTCCAGCGGCCAAATCCTTTTCCCACGATGTCGATCGGGGATAACGTGCTGGCAGGCTTCCGCCTCAACAACCGCAAGGTAAAGAATGCTGAGGCCGAAGAGATCATCGAGGCTTCGTTGCGCGGTGCAAACCTGTGGGAAGAGGTCAAGGATCGCCTAGATCGTCCGGGTTCATCGCTCTCCGGCGGCCAGCAACAGCGTCTGTGTATTGCACGGGCCATCGCGGTGAAACCTGAGGTGTTGCTGATGGACGAACCTTGTTCAGCACTGGACCCGATCTCCACCTTGGCCATCGAAGACCTCATGAATGAGCTCAAGAGTGACTACACGATTGTGATCGTCACGCACAACATGCAGCAGGCCGCTCGTGTTTCTGAGATGACGGGTTTCTTCAATATTGAGGGCACGGGCAAGCCTGGCCACCTAGTTGAGTTCGACCAGACCGAAACAATTTTCTCGAATCCCGCCGAAAAGGCAACTGAGGATTACGTATCCGGGCGTTTTGGCTGA
- the pstA gene encoding phosphate ABC transporter permease PstA, whose amino-acid sequence MSINESATDAVAPVVATPKVVFTHSGRRLPNWVSWTVLLASALGSVLVFRLMDAGSIFVELSVALIVYVAAMFVLSRYVEGGRASTDRMATTLISGSFLLALVPLASLLVTVVVNGMELMSPAFFTHTTQGMTLTGAVPGAGHAIMGTLQVTLSTAIIAIPLGILTAIYLVEYNGGWLSRVITFLVDIMTGIPSIVAGLFAAAALPVIVGNPGYRSGFMGAVALVVLMTPIVVRNTEEMLRLVSNELREAAYALGVTKSRTIVHVVLRTSLPGIVSGCVIATARIIGESAPLLITAGATDYYNFSMFNDRVMTLPVFVYNQYVAGNFSMAWAGALVLVLIVLLLNLFARIIARVFAPKGQ is encoded by the coding sequence ATGAGTATCAACGAAAGTGCTACCGACGCCGTCGCGCCAGTTGTTGCCACGCCAAAAGTAGTCTTCACCCATTCGGGGCGTCGCCTCCCAAATTGGGTTTCATGGACTGTACTGCTGGCAAGTGCTTTGGGTTCTGTGCTGGTATTCCGGCTCATGGATGCTGGTTCCATCTTTGTTGAACTCTCCGTGGCCTTGATCGTGTATGTAGCGGCAATGTTTGTGCTTTCACGCTACGTGGAAGGCGGCCGGGCTAGCACTGATCGCATGGCCACAACACTGATCTCAGGGTCATTCCTTCTGGCGCTTGTTCCTCTTGCTTCGCTCCTTGTGACTGTTGTGGTCAATGGCATGGAGCTCATGTCGCCCGCATTCTTCACGCACACTACGCAGGGCATGACCCTGACGGGTGCTGTTCCGGGTGCTGGCCATGCCATCATGGGCACGCTGCAGGTCACTCTCTCCACAGCCATCATCGCTATTCCACTGGGCATTCTCACTGCTATCTACTTAGTGGAGTACAACGGTGGCTGGCTCTCCCGCGTTATCACCTTCTTAGTGGACATCATGACGGGTATCCCGTCGATCGTCGCTGGCCTCTTTGCTGCGGCTGCTCTTCCAGTGATCGTGGGTAATCCGGGATACCGTTCCGGTTTCATGGGTGCCGTGGCGCTGGTGGTCCTTATGACGCCAATCGTTGTGCGCAACACAGAGGAGATGCTTCGGCTGGTCTCCAACGAACTGCGCGAAGCTGCCTATGCACTCGGCGTTACGAAATCGCGGACAATCGTTCATGTTGTGCTTCGCACCTCGTTGCCGGGCATTGTCTCTGGATGTGTGATCGCCACAGCGCGCATTATTGGCGAGTCGGCACCGCTACTCATTACGGCTGGCGCGACAGACTATTACAACTTCTCGATGTTCAATGATCGGGTGATGACCTTGCCGGTGTTCGTGTACAACCAGTACGTAGCAGGCAACTTCTCTATGGCTTGGGCAGGCGCTCTTGTCCTCGTTCTCATCGTTCTTCTGCTCAACCTCTTCGCGCGAATCATTGCGCGCGTCTTTGCCCCCAAGGGCCAATAG
- the pstC gene encoding phosphate ABC transporter permease subunit PstC, with amino-acid sequence MSEKRMSDRKEESMAIGLEEAPEAERTTSSKTVAPKVVSPEIAPRNPKKRRGDSVFAGFAQGAGIIIILLLGAVAFFLVSQSYPAFVASKETIQTEIGFSKGMSFWQFAGAALFGTVLSAVIALVVAVPFSIAIALFISHYAPRKFASGLGYVIDLLAAIPSVVFGLWGMKTLEPIIRPIFTWISDILTPALQWWVDSVPGMGYMAEHFEWWPLTPQLVQFVPPARNILMGGLVLAIMILPIITSLCREVFLQTPRLQEEAALGLGATRWEMIKMTVLPIGRSGIVSASMLGLGRALGETMALLMVLSAGLKVNFFIMSPGQHSTIASQIALNWPEAQAGLERQFLVGLGLLLFVLTFVVNFIARRIIARYAEFSGANG; translated from the coding sequence GTGAGTGAGAAACGAATGAGCGACCGCAAGGAGGAATCTATGGCGATTGGTCTGGAAGAGGCCCCTGAGGCTGAACGCACGACGTCGTCGAAAACCGTTGCGCCGAAAGTGGTTTCACCGGAGATTGCACCGCGGAATCCTAAGAAGCGGCGCGGTGATTCCGTGTTCGCCGGATTCGCACAAGGTGCAGGAATCATCATTATTCTCCTGCTTGGAGCTGTTGCATTCTTTCTGGTATCGCAGTCATATCCGGCCTTCGTCGCTTCAAAGGAGACGATCCAGACCGAGATTGGCTTCTCAAAGGGCATGTCTTTCTGGCAGTTCGCTGGCGCGGCGCTCTTTGGCACAGTGCTTTCGGCAGTTATCGCACTTGTGGTAGCAGTTCCGTTTTCGATCGCTATTGCACTTTTCATCTCGCATTACGCTCCACGGAAGTTCGCGAGTGGACTCGGCTACGTGATCGACCTGCTCGCGGCCATTCCTTCTGTGGTGTTCGGCTTGTGGGGAATGAAGACCTTAGAGCCGATCATCCGGCCCATCTTTACCTGGATTTCAGACATTCTTACCCCCGCCCTCCAGTGGTGGGTCGATTCTGTTCCCGGCATGGGCTACATGGCCGAACATTTTGAATGGTGGCCTCTGACCCCTCAGCTGGTTCAGTTCGTGCCCCCGGCTAGGAACATCCTGATGGGTGGCCTAGTGCTTGCAATCATGATCCTGCCCATCATTACCTCTCTATGCCGCGAGGTATTCCTCCAGACTCCGCGCCTGCAAGAGGAAGCTGCGCTGGGATTGGGCGCCACGCGCTGGGAAATGATCAAGATGACCGTGCTTCCCATTGGGCGCTCTGGCATTGTTTCAGCCTCAATGCTTGGTTTGGGCCGCGCACTCGGGGAGACCATGGCCCTGCTGATGGTTCTTTCGGCCGGGCTGAAGGTCAACTTCTTCATCATGTCGCCGGGCCAGCATTCGACCATCGCATCGCAGATTGCTCTCAACTGGCCTGAAGCCCAGGCAGGCCTTGAACGTCAGTTCCTCGTGGGGCTCGGTTTGCTCTTGTTCGTGCTGACCTTCGTAGTCAACTTCATCGCCCGCCGCATCATAGCCCGGTACGCAGAGTTTTCAGGAGCCAACGGATGA
- the pstS gene encoding phosphate ABC transporter substrate-binding protein PstS — protein MKIARTHTVATVALAGALALTLSACQSGDSESDSTTDSGSATTSESGASQGDLSGTINGSGASSQSNAQQAWRDNFASVQSGVTINYEATGSGTGREQFIGGQVDFAGSDAALSSDELTSATNTCGGVGVVELPVYISPIAVAYNLPGVDDLNLSAENVADIFSGAVTNWSDDSIAANNPDADLPDLAIIPVNRADKSGTTENFTQYLADAAGDAWSYDPAEVWPVDGTQSAEKTSGVVQLTQSVEGAVTYADASQIGSLSHANIEVDGSFLAYSPEAAAAIVDGSPAAADASDTVLTFDLVRDGSIADAYPIVMVSYLIGCQSYDDAATAANVKAYFSYIASAEGQQVATDAGAGNAPISDDLRAKVEAAIETIG, from the coding sequence GTGAAGATTGCACGCACTCACACGGTCGCCACAGTTGCTCTCGCCGGCGCCTTGGCGTTGACCCTTTCCGCCTGCCAGTCAGGCGATTCCGAATCTGATAGCACTACTGACTCCGGCAGCGCGACCACATCCGAATCAGGAGCCTCCCAAGGTGACCTTTCGGGCACCATCAACGGCTCTGGCGCTTCTTCCCAGTCCAACGCGCAGCAGGCATGGCGCGACAACTTCGCATCGGTCCAGTCGGGCGTGACCATCAACTACGAAGCAACTGGTTCTGGCACCGGCCGCGAACAGTTCATCGGCGGTCAGGTTGACTTCGCTGGCTCCGATGCCGCTCTTTCGAGCGATGAGCTTACGTCGGCCACCAACACGTGTGGCGGCGTCGGGGTTGTGGAACTCCCTGTCTACATTTCCCCCATCGCGGTTGCTTACAACCTGCCCGGTGTTGATGACCTGAACCTCTCCGCTGAAAACGTTGCGGACATCTTCTCAGGTGCAGTCACCAACTGGAGCGACGATTCGATCGCCGCCAACAACCCTGATGCTGACCTTCCTGATCTGGCAATCATCCCAGTGAACCGCGCGGACAAGTCAGGTACAACTGAGAACTTCACGCAGTACCTTGCAGATGCCGCTGGCGATGCATGGAGCTACGATCCGGCAGAAGTGTGGCCCGTGGATGGCACGCAGTCGGCAGAGAAGACCTCTGGCGTTGTGCAGCTGACCCAGTCCGTTGAAGGAGCTGTGACGTATGCCGACGCTTCGCAGATCGGATCGCTCAGCCACGCCAACATTGAAGTCGATGGCTCATTCCTCGCCTACAGCCCCGAGGCTGCCGCTGCGATCGTTGACGGCTCCCCAGCCGCTGCGGACGCTTCGGATACTGTCCTCACCTTCGATCTAGTCCGCGATGGCTCTATTGCTGACGCTTACCCGATCGTCATGGTCTCCTACCTCATTGGCTGCCAGTCCTACGACGACGCCGCCACCGCCGCCAACGTCAAGGCCTACTTCAGCTACATTGCTTCTGCTGAAGGCCAGCAGGTTGCAACCGACGCCGGTGCAGGCAACGCCCCCATCTCAGACGACCTGCGCGCTAAGGTCGAAGCTGCGATCGAAACGATCGGCTGA
- the rarD gene encoding EamA family transporter RarD: protein MPSTSDSGALDLRSLSLGLSCYLMWGFFPLYFHTLAPAGSIEVIVHRAIWGLLTALLAVFVMRRGRQLQATIRDRGAVLRLSAAGWLIVVNWTVYVYAVQSGHTIDAALGYFINPLVTVALARFVLHEALTRAQKVAIFLGCLAVVILVIGMGRLPWISLALALSFGLYSLVKKTISGSVPPLEGLVVETAAVTPFLIFYYVWLAIQGTTSFNTLAAHQAAGEHPIAWGWHAALLVGAGILTVIPLVLFAKAAQGLPLGVLGLIQYVTPVMQMAIGILVFHEEMEPVRWVGTAVIWLALVALSVDWIGQIRRSRRVLTEARALSKPTPQAENPASEAEGHSSAKPEA from the coding sequence GTGCCATCCACTTCTGATTCCGGTGCACTCGATCTACGCTCCTTGTCCCTCGGCCTGAGCTGCTACCTCATGTGGGGCTTCTTTCCGCTCTACTTTCATACGCTTGCCCCAGCCGGTTCAATTGAGGTGATTGTTCACCGCGCAATCTGGGGTCTTCTCACGGCGTTGCTCGCAGTGTTCGTGATGCGGCGCGGACGTCAACTCCAGGCAACCATCCGTGACAGGGGTGCCGTCCTTCGCCTGTCAGCTGCGGGGTGGCTCATTGTGGTGAACTGGACGGTGTACGTGTATGCGGTCCAATCAGGGCACACAATTGATGCCGCACTCGGGTACTTCATCAATCCACTGGTCACTGTGGCGTTGGCACGATTTGTGCTCCATGAAGCGCTCACCCGAGCCCAGAAGGTAGCAATCTTCTTGGGATGTTTGGCGGTTGTGATTCTGGTGATTGGCATGGGCCGCCTACCGTGGATTTCGCTCGCCCTAGCGTTGTCATTTGGCTTGTACAGCTTGGTGAAGAAGACCATCTCCGGTTCTGTTCCACCTCTCGAGGGCCTCGTGGTGGAAACCGCCGCTGTTACGCCTTTCCTCATCTTCTACTATGTGTGGCTGGCGATTCAGGGCACAACATCGTTCAACACGTTAGCTGCACATCAAGCCGCCGGGGAACATCCGATCGCCTGGGGTTGGCATGCTGCCCTGCTCGTGGGTGCTGGCATCCTGACAGTTATTCCACTCGTGCTCTTTGCGAAAGCTGCACAAGGACTACCTCTGGGCGTGTTGGGCCTCATCCAGTACGTCACGCCCGTGATGCAAATGGCGATCGGCATTCTTGTGTTTCATGAGGAGATGGAACCCGTGCGATGGGTGGGCACCGCAGTCATTTGGCTCGCTCTTGTTGCACTGAGCGTGGACTGGATTGGTCAGATCCGCAGGTCACGGCGTGTCCTTACTGAAGCTCGGGCTCTTTCGAAGCCAACGCCACAAGCCGAGAATCCGGCTTCTGAAGCAGAAGGTCATTCTTCCGCGAAGCCTGAGGCTTGA
- a CDS encoding NUDIX hydrolase — MASLISTGDEVFLMKKGGASVRRRSYSRTIDVRAAGGVIWRRSKKSIEVVLIHRPRYDDWSFPKGKLKQGEDLRSCAIREIFEETRLHVALGQPAGVIRYRLGNGQRKEVTYWMAQELPSDHPAIVARPSYSKASKNEIDGLVWLPLEQAIEKLTSELDRAILRRLRSMKESGTLETSAVLLVRHARAVKRSNWKKGNGSEVTRPLTPRGVKQSKVIAAQLANYGVTQLHSSPWKRCMDTLRPFEQAARIRIVEHPELTEQAFRDSPEPLKQTMRQLLCGNTPSIAVCLHRPTLESVFRRIAHRTTADVVAKIPREDPYLKPGEILVAHVARVDSDSGKTRVVAVEKFRPTTLAVV; from the coding sequence ATGGCTTCTCTAATCAGCACCGGCGACGAAGTCTTCCTCATGAAGAAGGGCGGCGCGAGCGTGCGTAGGCGCTCATATTCACGCACTATCGATGTGCGGGCCGCCGGTGGAGTGATATGGCGGCGATCGAAGAAGAGCATTGAAGTAGTCCTGATTCACAGGCCTCGATACGACGATTGGTCATTCCCTAAAGGCAAGCTCAAGCAGGGGGAGGATCTGCGCTCCTGTGCCATTCGCGAGATCTTCGAGGAGACTCGGCTGCACGTGGCGCTTGGCCAACCGGCAGGTGTGATTCGTTATCGCTTGGGAAATGGTCAACGTAAGGAAGTTACGTACTGGATGGCCCAAGAGCTTCCGAGCGATCATCCTGCGATTGTGGCTCGTCCTTCATACAGCAAGGCGTCAAAGAACGAGATTGATGGGCTGGTGTGGCTCCCATTGGAGCAGGCCATTGAGAAGTTGACATCAGAGTTGGACCGGGCGATCCTTCGAAGATTGCGGTCGATGAAGGAATCCGGCACACTCGAGACCTCCGCCGTGCTATTGGTTCGTCATGCGAGGGCCGTTAAGCGATCCAATTGGAAAAAGGGCAACGGGAGTGAAGTTACCCGCCCGCTCACACCCCGCGGTGTCAAGCAGAGCAAGGTCATCGCCGCGCAATTGGCTAATTATGGGGTAACCCAGCTTCATTCCTCCCCATGGAAACGCTGCATGGATACGTTGCGACCATTCGAACAAGCGGCCCGCATCAGAATCGTTGAGCATCCCGAACTGACCGAACAGGCTTTCCGTGATTCGCCCGAGCCGCTCAAGCAAACTATGAGGCAACTTCTGTGCGGAAACACGCCATCCATCGCGGTGTGCCTTCACCGGCCCACACTGGAGAGCGTCTTCCGGAGGATTGCGCACCGGACCACTGCCGACGTCGTCGCCAAAATACCGCGAGAAGATCCATATTTGAAGCCGGGAGAGATCCTCGTGGCACATGTGGCACGGGTTGACTCCGACAGTGGAAAAACCCGCGTGGTAGCCGTGGAGAAGTTCCGGCCCACTACGCTGGCAGTGGTCTGA